A single Dermacentor variabilis isolate Ectoservices chromosome 9, ASM5094787v1, whole genome shotgun sequence DNA region contains:
- the LOC142592588 gene encoding XK-related protein 5-like isoform X2, which produces MASYFCDIVFDVMVAYTLLVVRQQLVWFSVALTSILGSLLVSQGLSLHWYLQRGAKTKARRGGVLLLHAFQTGVLWRYFKLLLPVHLSRVKQEVADLCLLRLIHGFGEAAPMLLLQLHLAWAQPAPSMVAPLDRVSALLSLFSVCWALASFSKNIRRQQLHRLVLTWLGVVCQLAWRLGTVSARACALILYASLYGHWVLVVLLLHWLAMLVWLASPPPRLFRGDAPARRLAYWALLAYVHTICYVNLRPNPGRPGRARCAAFYTAMLLENSLLTAVWLALKPGPHWGQDLVLFVVWGGFFLGLGFMLLYYRWCHVRRLVPPPRAPAPAAPTGVFNCRLNPAALKRKRKKPSSFVPPAQPFWKRAPVGSNVVPAVDIQQKLQEKRRQQLQDLLAIEEEMKQGKLPPRGTLQGPTPRQPIPRSKKQPWLRSPPQFCYRSLLGGSPEILLCPQRLDPERAIGSLRVPPQPREVRWTQRPFTFRESNSSDGDVDSADEDASARFRTCRTFLGRPHGPETQL; this is translated from the exons ATGGCATCGTACTTCTGCGACATTGTCTTTGACGTCATGGTGGCGTACACGCTGTTGGTCGTGCGCCAGCAGTTGGTCTGGTTCTCGGTTGCCCTCACCAGCATCCTGGGATCACTCCTGGTCAGCCAGGGCCTATCTCTCCACTGGTACCTTCAGCGTGGTGCAAAGACCAAGGCACGCCGAGGCGGTGTGTTGTTGCTCCATGCCTTCCAGACGGGCGTACTGTGGCGCTACTTCAAGCTACTTCTGCCAGTACACCTAAGCCGTGTCAAGCAGGAGGTGGCCGACTTGTGCCTGCTGCGTCTCATCCATGGCTTTGGTGAAGCCGCcccgatgctgctgctgcagctacaTCTAGCCTGGGCACAGCCAGCGCCAAGCATGGTAGCACCGCTCGACCGAGTCTCAGCATTGCTTTCTCTATTCAGTGTCTGCTGGGCTCTGGCCTCCTTTAGCAAGAACATCCGTCGCCAGCAACTTCACCGGCTTGTCCTCACGTGGCTAGGTGTGGTTTGTCAGTTGGCTTGGCGGCTGGGGACAGTGTCTGCAAGAGCTTGTGCCCTGATCCTTTACGCTTCACTTTATGGCCACTGGGTGTTGGTGGTGCTGCTTTTACACTGGCTCGCCATGTTGGTCTGGCTGGCTTCTCCACCACCACGGCTGTTCCGTGGAGATGCACCTGCCCGCCGACTGGCTTACTGGGCTCTGCTAGCTTACGTGCACACCATTTGTTACGTCAACCTGAGGCCTAATCCTGGGCGACCCGGTCGGGCCCGCTGTGCTGCTTTCTACACTGCCATGCTTCTAGAGAACAGTCTTCTGACGGCCGTTTGGCTCGCGTTGAAGCCAGGCCCGCACTGGGGTCAGGACCTGGTGCTGTTTGTGGTGTGGGGAGGGTTCTTTCTTGGGCTGGGCTTCATGCTCCTTTACTACCGATGGTGTCACGTACGGAGGCTTGTGCCTCCGCCAAGAGCACCTGCTCCAGCGGCACCCACGGGGGTGTTCAACTGCCGTTTGAATCCAGCAGCACTCAAGAGGAAGCGCAAGAAGCCGTCATCATTCGTTCCACCTGCGCAGCCTTTCTGGAAGCGTGCTCCAGTTGGCAGCAACGTGGTGCCAGCTGTCGACATACAGCAAAAGCTCCAAGAGAAGCGGCGCCAGCAACTTCAAGACCTCCTAGCCATTGAAGAGGAAATGAAGCAGGGAAAGCTTCCTCCCAGAGGAACACTACAG GGTCCCACACCACGGCAGCCGATTCCACGCTCCAAGAAGCAACCCTGGCTACGCAGCCCTCCACAGTTCTGCTACCGGTCACTGCTCGGCGGCTCTCCTGAGATCCTGCTCTGCCCACAGCGCCTAGACCCAGAGCGAGCCATTGGCAGCCTTCGTGTGCCACCCCAGCCGCGTGAAGTCCGGTGGACCCAAAGGCCATTCACATTCCGCGAGAGCAATTCGAGTGATGGTGATGTGGACTCGGCTGACGAGGATGCCTCTGCGAGGTTCCGTACTTGCCGAACATTCCTGGGCCGTCCACATGGACCAGAGACTCAGCTTTGA
- the LOC142592588 gene encoding XK-related protein 5-like isoform X1 gives MASYFCDIVFDVMVAYTLLVVRQQLVWFSVALTSILGSLLVSQGLSLHWYLQRGAKTKARRGGVLLLHAFQTGVLWRYFKLLLPVHLSRVKQEVADLCLLRLIHGFGEAAPMLLLQLHLAWAQPAPSMVAPLDRVSALLSLFSVCWALASFSKNIRRQQLHRLVLTWLGVVCQLAWRLGTVSARACALILYASLYGHWVLVVLLLHWLAMLVWLASPPPRLFRGDAPARRLAYWALLAYVHTICYVNLRPNPGRPGRARCAAFYTAMLLENSLLTAVWLALKPGPHWGQDLVLFVVWGGFFLGLGFMLLYYRWCHVRRLVPPPRAPAPAAPTGVFNCRLNPAALKRKRKKPSSFVPPAQPFWKRAPVGSNVVPAVDIQQKLQEKRRQQLQDLLAIEEEMKQGKLPPRGTLQMQGPTPRQPIPRSKKQPWLRSPPQFCYRSLLGGSPEILLCPQRLDPERAIGSLRVPPQPREVRWTQRPFTFRESNSSDGDVDSADEDASARFRTCRTFLGRPHGPETQL, from the exons ATGGCATCGTACTTCTGCGACATTGTCTTTGACGTCATGGTGGCGTACACGCTGTTGGTCGTGCGCCAGCAGTTGGTCTGGTTCTCGGTTGCCCTCACCAGCATCCTGGGATCACTCCTGGTCAGCCAGGGCCTATCTCTCCACTGGTACCTTCAGCGTGGTGCAAAGACCAAGGCACGCCGAGGCGGTGTGTTGTTGCTCCATGCCTTCCAGACGGGCGTACTGTGGCGCTACTTCAAGCTACTTCTGCCAGTACACCTAAGCCGTGTCAAGCAGGAGGTGGCCGACTTGTGCCTGCTGCGTCTCATCCATGGCTTTGGTGAAGCCGCcccgatgctgctgctgcagctacaTCTAGCCTGGGCACAGCCAGCGCCAAGCATGGTAGCACCGCTCGACCGAGTCTCAGCATTGCTTTCTCTATTCAGTGTCTGCTGGGCTCTGGCCTCCTTTAGCAAGAACATCCGTCGCCAGCAACTTCACCGGCTTGTCCTCACGTGGCTAGGTGTGGTTTGTCAGTTGGCTTGGCGGCTGGGGACAGTGTCTGCAAGAGCTTGTGCCCTGATCCTTTACGCTTCACTTTATGGCCACTGGGTGTTGGTGGTGCTGCTTTTACACTGGCTCGCCATGTTGGTCTGGCTGGCTTCTCCACCACCACGGCTGTTCCGTGGAGATGCACCTGCCCGCCGACTGGCTTACTGGGCTCTGCTAGCTTACGTGCACACCATTTGTTACGTCAACCTGAGGCCTAATCCTGGGCGACCCGGTCGGGCCCGCTGTGCTGCTTTCTACACTGCCATGCTTCTAGAGAACAGTCTTCTGACGGCCGTTTGGCTCGCGTTGAAGCCAGGCCCGCACTGGGGTCAGGACCTGGTGCTGTTTGTGGTGTGGGGAGGGTTCTTTCTTGGGCTGGGCTTCATGCTCCTTTACTACCGATGGTGTCACGTACGGAGGCTTGTGCCTCCGCCAAGAGCACCTGCTCCAGCGGCACCCACGGGGGTGTTCAACTGCCGTTTGAATCCAGCAGCACTCAAGAGGAAGCGCAAGAAGCCGTCATCATTCGTTCCACCTGCGCAGCCTTTCTGGAAGCGTGCTCCAGTTGGCAGCAACGTGGTGCCAGCTGTCGACATACAGCAAAAGCTCCAAGAGAAGCGGCGCCAGCAACTTCAAGACCTCCTAGCCATTGAAGAGGAAATGAAGCAGGGAAAGCTTCCTCCCAGAGGAACACTACAG ATGCAGGGTCCCACACCACGGCAGCCGATTCCACGCTCCAAGAAGCAACCCTGGCTACGCAGCCCTCCACAGTTCTGCTACCGGTCACTGCTCGGCGGCTCTCCTGAGATCCTGCTCTGCCCACAGCGCCTAGACCCAGAGCGAGCCATTGGCAGCCTTCGTGTGCCACCCCAGCCGCGTGAAGTCCGGTGGACCCAAAGGCCATTCACATTCCGCGAGAGCAATTCGAGTGATGGTGATGTGGACTCGGCTGACGAGGATGCCTCTGCGAGGTTCCGTACTTGCCGAACATTCCTGGGCCGTCCACATGGACCAGAGACTCAGCTTTGA
- the LOC142592588 gene encoding XK-related protein 5-like isoform X3, with translation MASYFCDIVFDVMVAYTLLVVRQQLVWFSVALTSILGSLLVSQGLSLHWYLQRGAKTKARRGGVLLLHAFQTGVLWRYFKLLLPVHLSRVKQEVADLCLLRLIHGFGEAAPMLLLQLHLAWAQPAPSMVAPLDRVSALLSLFSVCWALASFSKNIRRQQLHRLVLTWLGVVCQLAWRLGTVSARACALILYASLYGHWVLVVLLLHWLAMLVWLASPPPRLFRGDAPARRLAYWALLAYVHTICYVNLRPNPGRPGRARCAAFYTAMLLENSLLTAVWLALKPGPHWGQDLVLFVVWGGFFLGLGFMLLYYRWCHVRRLVPPPRAPAPAAPTGVFNCRLNPAALKRKRKKPSSFVPPAQPFWKRAPVGSNVVPAVDIQQKLQEKRRQQLQDLLAIEEEMKQGKLPPRGTLQPPWPGSNL, from the exons ATGGCATCGTACTTCTGCGACATTGTCTTTGACGTCATGGTGGCGTACACGCTGTTGGTCGTGCGCCAGCAGTTGGTCTGGTTCTCGGTTGCCCTCACCAGCATCCTGGGATCACTCCTGGTCAGCCAGGGCCTATCTCTCCACTGGTACCTTCAGCGTGGTGCAAAGACCAAGGCACGCCGAGGCGGTGTGTTGTTGCTCCATGCCTTCCAGACGGGCGTACTGTGGCGCTACTTCAAGCTACTTCTGCCAGTACACCTAAGCCGTGTCAAGCAGGAGGTGGCCGACTTGTGCCTGCTGCGTCTCATCCATGGCTTTGGTGAAGCCGCcccgatgctgctgctgcagctacaTCTAGCCTGGGCACAGCCAGCGCCAAGCATGGTAGCACCGCTCGACCGAGTCTCAGCATTGCTTTCTCTATTCAGTGTCTGCTGGGCTCTGGCCTCCTTTAGCAAGAACATCCGTCGCCAGCAACTTCACCGGCTTGTCCTCACGTGGCTAGGTGTGGTTTGTCAGTTGGCTTGGCGGCTGGGGACAGTGTCTGCAAGAGCTTGTGCCCTGATCCTTTACGCTTCACTTTATGGCCACTGGGTGTTGGTGGTGCTGCTTTTACACTGGCTCGCCATGTTGGTCTGGCTGGCTTCTCCACCACCACGGCTGTTCCGTGGAGATGCACCTGCCCGCCGACTGGCTTACTGGGCTCTGCTAGCTTACGTGCACACCATTTGTTACGTCAACCTGAGGCCTAATCCTGGGCGACCCGGTCGGGCCCGCTGTGCTGCTTTCTACACTGCCATGCTTCTAGAGAACAGTCTTCTGACGGCCGTTTGGCTCGCGTTGAAGCCAGGCCCGCACTGGGGTCAGGACCTGGTGCTGTTTGTGGTGTGGGGAGGGTTCTTTCTTGGGCTGGGCTTCATGCTCCTTTACTACCGATGGTGTCACGTACGGAGGCTTGTGCCTCCGCCAAGAGCACCTGCTCCAGCGGCACCCACGGGGGTGTTCAACTGCCGTTTGAATCCAGCAGCACTCAAGAGGAAGCGCAAGAAGCCGTCATCATTCGTTCCACCTGCGCAGCCTTTCTGGAAGCGTGCTCCAGTTGGCAGCAACGTGGTGCCAGCTGTCGACATACAGCAAAAGCTCCAAGAGAAGCGGCGCCAGCAACTTCAAGACCTCCTAGCCATTGAAGAGGAAATGAAGCAGGGAAAGCTTCCTCCCAGAGGAACACTACAG ccaccatggccgggatcaaACCTGTGA